A part of Nitrospira sp. genomic DNA contains:
- the cas2 gene encoding CRISPR-associated endonuclease Cas2 yields MNVLVAYDVATESAGGRRRLRKVAQACKNFGQRVQKSVFECVLSEMQFEELVRCLVEIIDEKEDSLRVYRLVEPKEKYVQVFGVDTSVDFDEPLVL; encoded by the coding sequence ATGAACGTCCTGGTTGCATATGATGTGGCGACAGAATCGGCTGGAGGACGCCGCCGCCTGCGCAAGGTTGCACAGGCCTGCAAGAATTTCGGGCAACGGGTGCAGAAATCAGTCTTCGAGTGTGTGCTGAGTGAGATGCAGTTTGAAGAACTCGTCCGATGCCTTGTCGAGATCATCGATGAGAAGGAAGACAGTTTGCGGGTGTACCGATTGGTGGAGCCCAAGGAAAAATATGTGCAGGTGTTCGGTGTGGACACGTCAGTCGATTTTGATGAGCCATTGGTTTTGTAA
- a CDS encoding type II toxin-antitoxin system PemK/MazF family toxin: MACKPGDLVLIPFPFSDLQSAKKRPVLVLTPPDRHADFIGLAVTTVEQQQQALPVEEANLIQGTLPKPSWIRLDKIFTLSESSIIKTFGTLSPQTVQSVLKGLCAVVGYARE; encoded by the coding sequence ATGGCATGTAAGCCAGGTGATCTCGTCTTGATCCCGTTTCCATTTTCGGACCTGCAGTCAGCGAAAAAACGTCCCGTCCTGGTATTGACTCCGCCCGATCGCCACGCCGATTTTATCGGGCTCGCAGTCACCACTGTCGAGCAACAACAGCAGGCTCTGCCAGTGGAGGAGGCAAACCTGATCCAAGGAACGCTCCCCAAACCTTCCTGGATCAGGTTGGACAAGATCTTTACCCTTTCCGAGAGCAGTATCATCAAGACATTCGGCACGCTGTCTCCACAAACGGTGCAAAGTGTGTTGAAGGGACTGTGTGCGGTTGTCGGCTACGCTCGCGAATAA
- a CDS encoding TIM44-like domain-containing protein, whose product MNTTKLIAAGLVLLLVGAPTISFAKARGGSGGGFSSGSRSSGSSGSMGSRGSRTYQDNGAKPIEQSTTARPAATPPPSMAGNPSTASRPAPAAQPSWIQRNPLLAGIAGGLAGTWLGHMIFGATDTSARTTEGGEGEQAAGGSGSNGMLLLLMVMGGGALWWYMRSRRTPAPNFSGLSRTSAASGSLLAESSRAGFGAAAVEDEITSADKVAFQQALTEIQTAWSQQDLAGLRRLVTPEMLDYFSTGLAEQASEGVANRVEDVVLGRAEVRESWSEGATQYATVSLSWSAKDYTISLGKQPGEQGYLVEGHADRPVETTEVWTFMRFGAGKWLLSAIQQVS is encoded by the coding sequence TTGAATACAACCAAACTCATCGCTGCAGGTCTAGTGCTTCTGTTGGTCGGTGCGCCGACGATCTCGTTTGCGAAGGCGCGCGGAGGATCAGGGGGAGGGTTCTCCAGTGGATCGCGCAGCAGTGGTTCATCAGGCAGCATGGGGAGTCGCGGCTCGCGGACCTATCAGGACAATGGAGCCAAGCCGATCGAGCAATCCACGACGGCCAGACCTGCGGCCACCCCGCCGCCTTCGATGGCCGGCAATCCTTCGACGGCATCCAGGCCTGCGCCTGCGGCGCAGCCTTCGTGGATTCAGCGCAATCCGTTGCTGGCCGGCATTGCCGGAGGTCTTGCGGGAACCTGGCTGGGGCACATGATTTTTGGCGCGACCGATACGAGTGCCCGTACGACGGAAGGTGGCGAGGGCGAACAGGCGGCAGGCGGATCAGGCTCGAACGGCATGTTGCTGTTGTTGATGGTGATGGGCGGCGGCGCGCTCTGGTGGTATATGCGATCGCGGCGTACGCCGGCGCCGAATTTTTCGGGGCTTTCGCGAACCAGTGCTGCGAGTGGTTCATTGCTGGCCGAATCATCGCGTGCAGGATTCGGGGCGGCCGCGGTCGAAGACGAGATCACCTCAGCAGACAAGGTGGCGTTTCAACAGGCGCTCACCGAGATTCAAACCGCCTGGAGTCAACAGGACCTCGCAGGGTTGCGCCGCCTGGTGACGCCGGAAATGCTGGACTATTTCAGCACCGGTCTGGCCGAGCAGGCCAGTGAGGGTGTCGCGAACCGCGTGGAAGATGTCGTGCTGGGACGGGCGGAAGTCCGTGAGTCGTGGAGTGAAGGCGCGACCCAGTATGCCACGGTCAGCCTCAGCTGGAGCGCCAAGGATTATACGATCTCGCTCGGGAAGCAACCGGGCGAACAGGGGTATCTCGTGGAGGGCCACGCTGACCGGCCGGTTGAAACGACAGAAGTATGGACCTTCATGCGGTTCGGGGCCGGGAAGTGGCTCCTGTCGGCCATTCAGCAGGTGTCATAG
- the cas5c gene encoding type I-C CRISPR-associated protein Cas5: MHKSYCLEVAGDFACFTRPEMKVERVSYDVMTPSAARAIFEAIIWKPALQWRVTRIEVLKPIRWISVRRNEVGAIASTRNVQTAMGSGSGDLGFYVEDERQQRAGLFLRDVAYRLHAYFELRDPSFHKPHFPHLSKATVNRGEEDLCAMPDNNAVKFLSMFERRASRGQCVNQPYLGCREFACSFRLVEDMREEPQPIEETRDLGWMLYDLDYSVSAHPKPRFFPARMVNGAVVVPAWESEEVRG; this comes from the coding sequence ATGCACAAATCCTATTGTCTTGAAGTGGCAGGAGACTTTGCCTGCTTTACGCGACCAGAAATGAAGGTCGAGCGTGTCTCTTACGACGTGATGACACCATCGGCTGCCCGAGCGATCTTCGAGGCGATCATCTGGAAACCAGCTCTCCAATGGCGAGTGACTAGAATTGAAGTACTGAAGCCCATCAGGTGGATCAGCGTCCGTCGCAATGAAGTCGGGGCTATAGCATCGACCAGGAATGTTCAGACTGCAATGGGTTCGGGCTCCGGCGACTTGGGGTTTTACGTCGAGGATGAACGTCAACAACGAGCTGGACTATTCCTGCGCGATGTGGCCTACCGTCTACACGCCTACTTTGAACTCCGCGATCCTAGTTTTCATAAGCCTCATTTTCCACACCTTTCTAAGGCCACAGTCAATCGAGGGGAAGAGGATCTGTGCGCGATGCCTGATAACAATGCTGTCAAGTTCTTAAGCATGTTTGAGCGGAGAGCGTCACGAGGCCAATGTGTCAATCAGCCCTACCTCGGTTGCCGCGAGTTTGCCTGTTCATTCCGACTGGTAGAGGACATGAGAGAGGAACCGCAACCTATCGAAGAAACGCGAGACCTTGGCTGGATGCTGTACGACTTGGATTACAGCGTTTCCGCCCACCCCAAACCGCGCTTCTTCCCAGCCCGTATGGTCAATGGTGCCGTCGTAGTCCCTGCATGGGAGAGTGAAGAGGTGCGGGGATGA
- the cas8c gene encoding type I-C CRISPR-associated protein Cas8c/Csd1: MILQALYDYYQRKPDLPREGFESKEIPFVIEVSKNGSAVQIEDTRTLDGKKKRAKNYLIPQAAKKSVNVAANILWGNAEYVLGLPDEQKLTDRRGKGKEREYEDRLKDMHAAFVDAVKALSERVQTDEGVQAVLKFIDQTKPADLERFGEIWKEIRSTNPNMTFRLQGDLELVCQRPSVINALNEAESGKGGDGICLLTGQKVKIERLHPPIKGVWGAQTSGANVVSFNLPSFTSWGKEQGGNAPVGEKAAFAYTTALNYLLARDSKQRIQIGDASTVFWADKPSSLEDQFADLFGEPPKDDPDRNARAIKALYEAPKHGIAPVDDVQTRFFVLGLSPNAARIAIRFWHVGTVAKLVKNIQQHFDDIEIDCPPYEKRYLSLWRLLVATATQNKSDNIPPNLGGELMRAILSGQPYPSSLLQNAVRRIRAEREVTYPRSAIVKACLNRARKTHEKELLMSLDEDNTDVAYLLGRLFFVLEEAQWAAHSTKTNPGTNTTIRDRFYGAASATPVTVFPQLLRLYPHHISKAAKSGRKGIAVRLEKLVDDITSKLPATNPFPSYMAISDQGRFAVGYYHQRHNFFSPNHSE, translated from the coding sequence ATGATCCTCCAAGCACTCTACGACTACTATCAGCGAAAACCGGATCTGCCGCGAGAGGGATTCGAGTCTAAGGAAATTCCATTCGTGATCGAGGTGAGCAAGAACGGCTCAGCAGTTCAGATCGAAGATACTCGCACTCTCGATGGAAAAAAGAAACGAGCAAAGAATTATCTCATTCCCCAAGCAGCAAAAAAGTCTGTCAATGTAGCTGCCAACATACTCTGGGGCAATGCGGAGTATGTCCTCGGGTTGCCAGATGAGCAGAAACTAACTGACAGGAGAGGCAAGGGCAAAGAGAGGGAGTATGAAGACCGCCTGAAAGACATGCATGCGGCATTCGTTGATGCCGTGAAAGCTCTGTCGGAAAGAGTTCAAACCGATGAAGGTGTTCAGGCCGTCTTAAAGTTCATCGATCAGACCAAGCCTGCTGATCTGGAGAGGTTCGGCGAGATATGGAAGGAGATAAGGAGCACCAATCCAAACATGACGTTTCGTTTGCAAGGCGATCTCGAGCTTGTGTGTCAGCGTCCATCAGTCATTAACGCCTTGAACGAGGCAGAGAGCGGGAAAGGTGGTGATGGGATCTGCCTCCTTACAGGTCAAAAGGTGAAGATAGAACGTCTACATCCTCCTATTAAAGGTGTTTGGGGAGCTCAAACTTCCGGAGCCAATGTTGTGTCGTTCAACTTGCCCTCCTTTACTTCGTGGGGTAAGGAGCAAGGCGGCAACGCGCCGGTTGGTGAAAAAGCAGCCTTTGCCTACACGACAGCGCTCAATTACCTATTGGCAAGAGATAGTAAACAACGCATTCAGATAGGCGACGCCTCCACCGTATTTTGGGCGGATAAGCCGAGTTCATTGGAAGATCAGTTCGCTGACCTTTTCGGCGAGCCGCCCAAAGATGATCCAGATCGCAATGCGCGAGCCATTAAAGCGCTGTATGAAGCTCCTAAGCACGGTATAGCGCCGGTCGATGACGTGCAAACACGTTTCTTCGTGCTTGGGTTAAGCCCAAATGCCGCACGCATTGCTATTCGGTTCTGGCATGTAGGAACCGTGGCAAAGTTAGTAAAGAACATTCAACAGCACTTCGATGACATTGAGATTGACTGCCCACCATACGAGAAACGCTACCTTTCCTTGTGGCGGCTTCTGGTTGCCACTGCTACACAGAACAAGAGTGACAACATTCCGCCCAATCTTGGGGGGGAACTCATGCGGGCCATTCTCTCGGGGCAGCCTTATCCATCATCGTTGTTACAGAATGCAGTACGCCGTATCCGGGCCGAACGCGAGGTAACATACCCGCGTTCGGCCATTGTAAAGGCTTGCCTGAATAGGGCCAGAAAGACTCATGAAAAGGAGCTACTAATGTCTCTGGATGAAGACAACACCGATGTGGCCTATCTTCTAGGACGATTATTCTTTGTGCTCGAAGAAGCTCAGTGGGCTGCCCATTCCACAAAAACTAATCCCGGTACTAATACAACAATACGTGATCGCTTCTACGGTGCGGCATCAGCAACACCCGTAACGGTGTTCCCTCAATTATTGAGGCTTTATCCTCACCACATCTCTAAGGCCGCCAAGTCAGGCAGAAAAGGCATTGCTGTGCGTCTTGAAAAGCTCGTGGACGATATTACAAGTAAGTTGCCAGCTACAAATCCATTTCCTTCTTATATGGCCATCTCTGATCAAGGCCGATTTGCTGTGGGGTATTACCACCAGCGCCATAATTTCTTTTCCCCAAATCATTCAGAGTAA
- the cas7c gene encoding type I-C CRISPR-associated protein Cas7/Csd2, which yields MSISNRYDFVLLFDVKDGNPNGDPDAGNLPRLDAETGRGLVTDVSLKRKVRNFIAMKHGYVRPFDIYVKERAVLGSSHVQAFKDLGISLGEDMTIPIPPDVAEHLGELALPEGLEVTIEEDGSASLMVSGVLDKKEVQQWIKENELPKSVKTFLNKTLKEAKARKPTREESDQGRNKMCETFFDIRTFGAVLSLKSAPNCGQVRGPVQLTFARSIDPIVASEHSITRMAVATEVEAEKQQGDNRTMGRKFTVPYGLYMAHGFVSSFLAKQTKFSDTDLDLLWEALSSMFEHDRSAARGEMTTRGLYIFKHDSELGNAPAHKLFELIQIRRTNGSNGPPRNFNDYAVTAPTVGPMTGFPGVTFISKVG from the coding sequence ATGAGCATTTCAAATCGCTACGACTTTGTGTTGTTGTTCGACGTGAAGGATGGCAATCCCAACGGCGATCCCGATGCTGGCAACTTGCCGCGCTTGGATGCTGAAACCGGTCGGGGGCTGGTTACGGATGTGAGCTTAAAGCGCAAGGTGAGAAACTTCATTGCAATGAAGCACGGTTATGTCAGGCCTTTTGATATTTATGTGAAAGAGCGCGCCGTTCTCGGCAGTTCGCATGTGCAGGCATTCAAAGATCTTGGCATCTCTCTTGGTGAAGACATGACCATTCCCATTCCACCTGACGTGGCAGAGCATCTAGGCGAGTTGGCTCTTCCTGAGGGATTGGAAGTTACCATTGAGGAAGATGGAAGTGCTTCCCTTATGGTGTCTGGCGTCTTAGATAAAAAAGAAGTCCAGCAGTGGATTAAAGAGAATGAATTGCCGAAGTCAGTCAAGACATTTTTGAACAAGACACTCAAAGAAGCGAAAGCCAGGAAGCCGACACGAGAGGAATCTGATCAAGGCAGAAACAAGATGTGCGAGACCTTTTTTGATATCAGAACTTTTGGGGCCGTTCTTTCTCTCAAATCCGCTCCCAACTGCGGCCAGGTGCGTGGACCCGTACAACTCACTTTTGCACGGTCCATAGATCCCATTGTGGCTTCTGAACATTCGATCACACGAATGGCGGTGGCTACTGAGGTCGAGGCGGAAAAACAACAGGGCGACAACCGAACTATGGGACGAAAGTTCACCGTTCCCTATGGGCTTTACATGGCACATGGGTTTGTCTCCTCCTTCCTGGCCAAGCAGACTAAATTTTCCGATACGGACCTTGATCTTCTCTGGGAAGCATTGAGCAGTATGTTTGAACATGACCGTTCCGCTGCCCGAGGTGAGATGACAACGCGAGGACTTTACATTTTTAAACATGATTCGGAGCTGGGCAACGCCCCCGCGCACAAACTGTTTGAGCTTATCCAGATTCGTCGAACGAATGGCAGCAATGGCCCGCCCAGAAATTTTAACGACTATGCAGTTACAGCACCGACTGTAGGGCCAATGACCGGCTTTCCGGGTGTAACCTTTATCAGCAAGGTTGGATAG
- the cas3 gene encoding CRISPR-associated helicase Cas3', whose translation MNPTRPPEQSAKRYLAHVRQNANGSFLVHDLEEHLRGVARLSQDFASTFASADWGRLAGLWHDLGKYSPAFQSYIAKGSGFDPDAHIEGGKGRVNHSSAGALHAVETLGGKGRLLAYLIAGHHAGLPDWHSDENALSSLSQRLGDKQHLQAISAVTIPEDVLGPAITPAAKPLGGAVGLPLWLRMLFSCLVDADFLDTERFMGGEEVQPRGSFPPINQLLAKFDEWMRMVTAKANPTPVNRVRAEVLRQCRDRAPDPQGIFSLTVPTGGGKTLSSLAFALTHAARYQKQRIIYVIPYTSIIEQTAGVFRDIFGDNVVEHHSNLDPEKETAKSRLATENWDASIIVTTNVQFFESLFAARTSICRKLHHIVNSVVVLDEAQLLNHEFLQPILDTINLLSQHYGVTFVLSTATQPALNSREGFGWKFRGLNDVREIMTDPDVLYRDLTRVVVEMPSDFHDRRSWEEIATELAAHESVLAVVNTRRDCHELHKLMPEGTIHLSAAMCGEHRSQVIAAIRERLEKKVPTRVVSTQLVEAGVDIDFPVVYRALSGLDSIAQAAGRCNREGKLDRGKVVVFVPPKSSPPGALRRAEQTTVSLLSGSTSDPMAREVLTRYFEHFYIKADSLDKHGINDLLGKDARELKIQFRTAAEKFKLIDDVETQAILVWYGESQALIGKLKRDGPERWLMRKLQRYSVNLPRGVVNKLVADGEVSEVYPGIFAQAVSTLYDNEIGVMVGSTLDVIQLIV comes from the coding sequence ATGAATCCAACACGGCCTCCTGAGCAATCAGCGAAACGTTATCTTGCGCATGTGCGCCAGAATGCTAATGGATCATTTCTGGTCCATGATCTTGAGGAACACCTGCGCGGAGTCGCTCGCCTGTCTCAAGATTTTGCGTCGACCTTCGCTAGTGCTGATTGGGGGCGTCTGGCTGGCCTGTGGCATGACCTCGGAAAGTATTCCCCCGCGTTTCAGAGTTATATCGCAAAGGGCAGCGGCTTTGATCCAGATGCGCACATCGAGGGTGGCAAGGGGCGGGTCAATCACTCCTCTGCGGGAGCTCTCCATGCTGTCGAGACACTGGGCGGGAAGGGGCGGCTCTTAGCATATCTCATCGCGGGACATCATGCGGGTTTGCCGGACTGGCACTCGGACGAGAATGCCCTATCATCGTTGTCTCAACGACTGGGGGATAAACAGCACTTACAGGCCATTTCAGCCGTGACCATTCCCGAAGACGTTCTAGGTCCTGCTATCACCCCAGCGGCCAAACCACTTGGCGGCGCAGTTGGTCTCCCGCTCTGGCTTCGGATGTTGTTTTCCTGCCTCGTTGATGCAGATTTCCTCGATACAGAGAGGTTCATGGGTGGGGAGGAAGTGCAGCCTCGCGGGTCGTTTCCTCCAATTAACCAGCTTCTGGCCAAATTTGACGAGTGGATGCGCATGGTCACGGCTAAAGCCAATCCAACGCCTGTGAACCGTGTACGTGCTGAAGTTCTGCGGCAATGCCGCGACCGGGCGCCAGATCCGCAAGGTATTTTCTCACTCACTGTTCCGACCGGTGGCGGAAAAACGCTTTCCAGCCTTGCGTTCGCGCTTACTCACGCGGCGCGCTATCAGAAGCAACGCATCATTTATGTCATTCCTTACACCAGTATCATCGAGCAGACGGCAGGGGTCTTTCGGGACATCTTTGGTGACAACGTTGTTGAACACCACAGCAATCTGGACCCCGAGAAGGAAACTGCCAAGAGCAGGCTAGCAACAGAAAACTGGGATGCGTCAATCATTGTCACAACCAACGTCCAGTTTTTTGAGTCGCTATTTGCTGCACGGACTTCGATTTGCCGAAAACTTCACCACATTGTGAATAGCGTGGTGGTTCTGGACGAAGCGCAGTTGCTCAATCACGAGTTCCTGCAACCCATATTGGACACTATCAATTTATTATCCCAACACTATGGTGTCACGTTCGTGCTCTCTACCGCGACACAGCCGGCGCTAAACTCACGAGAAGGTTTTGGTTGGAAATTCAGGGGACTGAATGATGTGCGCGAAATCATGACTGACCCCGATGTGCTGTATCGTGACCTTACTCGGGTGGTAGTCGAGATGCCTTCAGATTTTCATGATCGTCGAAGTTGGGAGGAAATCGCTACCGAGCTAGCGGCTCACGAATCGGTACTCGCTGTCGTTAACACCAGACGTGATTGTCACGAGCTTCATAAGCTCATGCCGGAGGGAACGATCCACTTGTCTGCCGCCATGTGTGGAGAGCACCGATCTCAAGTCATTGCAGCCATTCGGGAGCGGTTAGAAAAGAAGGTTCCTACAAGGGTTGTCAGTACACAACTGGTTGAAGCCGGAGTAGATATCGACTTTCCCGTTGTGTATCGCGCTCTTTCAGGTCTTGATTCCATCGCGCAGGCCGCCGGTCGCTGCAACCGGGAAGGGAAACTAGATCGCGGGAAAGTTGTCGTGTTTGTGCCTCCCAAGTCTTCGCCTCCGGGTGCGCTGCGCCGTGCCGAACAAACCACAGTGAGCCTTTTAAGTGGCAGCACGAGTGATCCTATGGCGAGAGAAGTGCTCACCCGGTACTTCGAGCATTTCTACATTAAGGCGGATTCACTCGACAAACACGGGATCAATGATTTGCTGGGGAAAGATGCACGAGAGTTGAAAATCCAATTCCGCACCGCCGCCGAGAAATTCAAGCTCATCGATGATGTTGAGACCCAAGCCATCCTTGTCTGGTATGGCGAAAGCCAAGCTCTAATTGGAAAACTCAAGAGGGATGGGCCGGAACGCTGGCTTATGCGCAAATTGCAACGATATAGCGTCAATCTCCCTCGCGGTGTGGTCAACAAACTCGTCGCGGACGGAGAAGTATCAGAGGTGTACCCTGGAATCTTTGCTCAGGCGGTTAGCACGCTATACGACAACGAAATCGGTGTGATGGTGGGCAGCACATTGGATGTAATTCAACTGATTGTATGA
- a CDS encoding caspase family protein: MANTASSSGSKPKGLSLHIGLNAVSPAAYGGWSGDLAACEFDAKDMAAIATSQGMTSTVLLTKKGTRAQALAAMRAAAKQLKKGDLFFLTYSGHGGQVPDVTGEETDKQDETWCLYDGQLIDDELYFELSRFAAGVRILVLSDSCHSGTVTRAVPRPTDGVASTGRSKMMPPAVAIRTYREHQPFYDKLQRDVAKAAGKSGTVDPDGVLAQLATSPRLTAIAKDFNASVILISGCQDNQTSMDGDHNGAFTEQVLKVWNHAAYRGNYAKFHAAVKAGLPSSQTPNLFTLGASARFLRQQPFSV; encoded by the coding sequence ATGGCCAACACCGCGTCATCATCCGGCAGCAAACCAAAGGGCCTATCCCTGCACATCGGTCTCAACGCCGTGAGTCCCGCCGCCTACGGGGGCTGGAGCGGCGACCTGGCCGCCTGTGAATTCGACGCCAAGGATATGGCCGCCATCGCCACATCCCAGGGCATGACATCCACGGTGCTGCTGACCAAGAAGGGCACACGCGCCCAGGCGCTGGCCGCCATGCGGGCTGCCGCGAAGCAACTAAAAAAAGGCGACCTGTTTTTCCTCACCTATTCAGGCCACGGCGGACAGGTGCCCGATGTCACGGGAGAAGAAACCGACAAACAGGATGAAACCTGGTGCCTGTATGACGGCCAATTGATCGATGACGAGTTGTACTTCGAACTGAGCCGTTTTGCGGCAGGCGTCCGCATTCTCGTGCTGTCGGACAGTTGCCACAGTGGAACCGTGACCCGCGCTGTCCCACGGCCGACCGACGGTGTGGCCTCAACCGGCCGTTCGAAAATGATGCCCCCTGCTGTTGCGATCCGCACCTATCGCGAGCATCAACCGTTCTACGACAAGCTGCAGCGCGACGTGGCGAAAGCCGCGGGGAAATCCGGCACCGTGGACCCGGACGGCGTCCTGGCCCAACTCGCGACGAGCCCGCGTCTGACCGCGATCGCGAAGGACTTCAATGCCTCCGTGATCCTGATCTCCGGCTGCCAGGACAACCAGACCTCGATGGACGGCGACCATAACGGCGCATTTACCGAGCAGGTCCTGAAGGTATGGAATCACGCAGCCTATCGAGGGAACTATGCCAAATTCCACGCGGCTGTGAAAGCCGGTCTGCCCTCCAGCCAAACGCCGAATCTCTTCACGCTCGGAGCGTCCGCAAGGTTTCTGCGACAGCAACCGTTCAGTGTGTGA
- the cas1c gene encoding type I-C CRISPR-associated endonuclease Cas1 translates to MHQLLNTLYLTTEGAYLRLDHDTLRVEVERETKLQVPIHHLGGIVCFGDVLVSPAALARCAQDGRFVVFLDRNGRFQARVEGPISGNVLLRCAQHAAMGSVDKTLSIARNVVAGKIQNSRQIVLRAARESDQSDDGDALRQTAEALANVLGRVPLSPDLEHLRGLEGEAARKYFATFDRMVREDRAVFALNGRNRRPPTDPVNALLSFLYALLMNDCVAALEGVGLDPQMGYLHALRPGRAALALDLMEELRSVFADRLALTLINRKQVAASQFHARPGGAVHLEDAARKEVIVAYQKRKQEEITHPVLDQKMPLGLVPHVQARLLARVLRGDLNAYPPFLFR, encoded by the coding sequence ATGCATCAATTGCTGAACACCCTGTATCTCACGACTGAAGGGGCCTATCTCCGGCTTGATCACGACACGCTACGTGTCGAGGTCGAGCGGGAAACGAAACTACAGGTGCCGATCCATCACCTGGGCGGCATCGTCTGTTTCGGTGACGTGCTGGTGAGTCCGGCGGCGCTGGCGCGCTGCGCCCAAGATGGCCGGTTCGTGGTGTTTCTCGATCGCAATGGCCGTTTTCAGGCACGCGTCGAAGGACCGATCTCAGGCAACGTGCTCTTGCGTTGCGCCCAGCATGCGGCTATGGGCAGTGTCGACAAGACCCTATCAATCGCTCGAAATGTGGTGGCTGGAAAAATCCAGAACAGCCGGCAGATTGTGTTGCGGGCTGCGCGGGAAAGCGATCAATCCGATGACGGTGATGCGTTGCGGCAGACTGCCGAAGCGCTGGCGAACGTGCTGGGGCGCGTGCCTCTCTCACCGGACCTGGAACACCTTCGCGGCTTGGAGGGCGAAGCCGCGCGAAAATACTTTGCGACCTTTGATCGCATGGTCCGTGAGGATCGTGCCGTGTTTGCACTGAATGGCCGAAACCGGCGACCTCCAACCGATCCGGTCAATGCACTCTTGTCATTTCTCTACGCACTCCTGATGAACGATTGTGTGGCGGCGCTGGAAGGCGTGGGTCTCGATCCACAAATGGGTTACTTACATGCCCTGCGTCCTGGACGAGCCGCGCTGGCGCTGGACCTTATGGAAGAGTTGCGGAGTGTCTTTGCCGATCGGCTCGCACTCACATTGATCAACCGTAAACAGGTAGCCGCCAGCCAGTTTCATGCGCGGCCAGGCGGGGCGGTGCATCTCGAGGATGCCGCCCGCAAGGAGGTCATCGTGGCCTATCAAAAGCGTAAGCAGGAAGAGATCACCCACCCGGTCCTCGATCAAAAGATGCCATTAGGATTAGTCCCCCACGTGCAGGCCCGCTTACTAGCCCGGGTGCTGCGCGGAGACCTAAACGCCTATCCACCCTTTCTCTTTCGATAG
- the cas4 gene encoding CRISPR-associated protein Cas4, which yields MISALEHYSYCPRQWALIHIEQTFDENLYTLRGQAVHQRVDEPESEMVDGVRVERAVPLWSKRLGLIGRADVVEFHGDVPYPVEYKHGPRREKEHDDLQLCAQAICLEEMTGKAVPGGAIYHHSSRRRREVAFTAELRDRVVEVLAQIRAMIAAKTIPSPVNDARCKHCSLIEACMPSVIGERQRAEALIRTLFVPQDSR from the coding sequence ATGATCTCCGCTCTGGAACATTACAGCTACTGCCCGCGGCAGTGGGCATTGATTCACATCGAACAGACATTCGACGAGAACCTCTACACGCTACGCGGGCAGGCAGTGCATCAGCGCGTGGATGAGCCGGAGTCTGAAATGGTGGATGGGGTGCGCGTGGAGCGGGCGGTTCCGCTCTGGTCGAAGCGACTCGGATTGATCGGCAGAGCCGATGTGGTGGAGTTTCATGGCGACGTGCCGTACCCGGTGGAATACAAGCATGGCCCACGCCGAGAGAAGGAACATGATGACCTTCAATTGTGTGCTCAGGCGATCTGCCTAGAGGAGATGACCGGCAAGGCGGTCCCGGGAGGTGCGATTTATCACCATAGTTCCCGGCGGCGGAGAGAAGTGGCCTTCACAGCGGAATTGCGTGACCGAGTCGTCGAGGTTCTGGCGCAAATCCGCGCCATGATAGCGGCTAAAACGATTCCATCTCCCGTGAACGATGCACGGTGTAAACATTGCTCCTTGATCGAGGCCTGCATGCCGTCGGTAATCGGCGAGCGACAACGCGCAGAGGCATTGATCCGTACCCTATTTGTGCCGCAAGACTCGCGCTGA